Proteins encoded by one window of Halobacteriovorax sp. GB3:
- a CDS encoding LysE/ArgO family amino acid transporter — protein sequence MHQMIYFQGMALGLGLIVAIGAQNAHVLKEALKGHYAFLIATICFVSDALLIAIGVSGAGKIVERWSFIVPVLSMLACFVLLFYGLDHLKMAYKKTSKLNIEDAGKSDLKKSVLKTFVITFLNPHVYLDTVLLVGSAASSYSSKNRALFAFGAMSASFLWFYTLSLIPKLFSKKLKSPRVWQGIDLAIGLVMISLSFDFFKRIEF from the coding sequence ATGCATCAAATGATTTACTTTCAAGGTATGGCACTTGGGCTTGGGCTTATAGTTGCTATAGGTGCTCAAAATGCACATGTATTAAAAGAAGCATTAAAGGGGCATTATGCCTTTTTGATTGCTACAATCTGTTTTGTTAGCGATGCTCTACTTATAGCGATTGGGGTAAGTGGTGCAGGGAAAATTGTAGAGCGATGGAGCTTCATAGTTCCAGTTCTAAGTATGCTAGCTTGTTTTGTCCTTCTATTTTATGGGCTTGATCATTTAAAAATGGCCTACAAGAAAACTTCAAAACTAAATATCGAAGATGCTGGAAAGTCAGATCTTAAAAAAAGTGTTTTAAAGACTTTCGTTATTACTTTTTTAAATCCCCATGTTTATCTCGATACAGTGCTATTAGTTGGTAGTGCTGCGAGTTCTTACTCTTCCAAAAACCGTGCTCTCTTTGCTTTTGGTGCAATGAGCGCATCCTTTCTATGGTTTTATACCCTTTCTTTGATTCCTAAATTATTTAGTAAAAAATTGAAAAGTCCACGAGTGTGGCAAGGTATTGATTTGGCCATTGGCCTTGTCATGATTTCTTTGAGTTTTGATTTCTTTAAAAGGATTGAGTTTTAA
- a CDS encoding porin: MKKLVISSALALVAAPAMADMHAKMPTFYGKLNKSVAYIDQDATTHKSFSGVRDVANSESRLGAKGNVDFDSLKFTYALELGINSTQQSSDSGRIRIRQSHIGTETAFGTLVFGQTYTPSANIAVSIDPFVSTIFGVANADQKALVSGAAGSGLGMEYRSRKDLLMYKTPKFMGLQYIVSTDKNDKPSIDSTPSNTEYGKETLEHLLTFNHKMGDNALLVFASMIKNNDVDTKDDETMMYGLKFDLGKMMSLTATMGSSESTAAGTTTKTEEDRMMVAAKYNMNAHSFMAKYSTYEKKEDRDITQIALGYNYAYNKHVSMRASVGQYNVDYKAASTTDNDSTIVAFGTQLKF; encoded by the coding sequence ATGAAAAAACTTGTAATTTCAAGTGCTCTTGCGCTAGTTGCAGCTCCTGCAATGGCCGACATGCACGCAAAAATGCCGACTTTCTACGGTAAACTTAACAAATCAGTTGCTTACATTGATCAAGATGCAACGACTCACAAGTCGTTCTCTGGAGTAAGAGATGTTGCAAACTCTGAGTCTCGTCTTGGAGCAAAAGGAAATGTTGACTTTGATTCACTAAAGTTCACTTATGCACTAGAACTAGGAATCAACTCAACTCAACAATCTTCAGATTCAGGACGTATTAGAATCAGACAATCTCACATCGGAACTGAGACTGCTTTTGGTACACTTGTTTTTGGTCAAACGTACACACCTTCGGCAAATATCGCTGTTTCAATTGACCCATTTGTTTCTACAATTTTTGGTGTAGCTAACGCTGACCAAAAAGCACTTGTTTCAGGTGCCGCAGGATCAGGTCTTGGAATGGAATATCGTTCAAGAAAAGACCTACTAATGTACAAGACTCCAAAATTCATGGGTCTTCAGTATATCGTTTCAACTGACAAGAATGACAAACCTTCTATTGACTCAACACCTTCAAATACTGAGTACGGAAAAGAAACTCTTGAGCACTTACTTACTTTCAACCACAAAATGGGTGACAATGCCCTTCTTGTTTTTGCAAGTATGATCAAGAACAATGACGTTGATACTAAAGATGATGAAACAATGATGTACGGTCTAAAGTTTGATCTTGGAAAAATGATGTCACTTACTGCAACAATGGGTTCTTCAGAGTCTACAGCAGCAGGAACAACAACTAAAACTGAAGAAGATAGAATGATGGTAGCAGCGAAGTACAACATGAACGCTCACTCATTCATGGCGAAGTACTCAACTTATGAGAAAAAAGAGGATAGAGATATCACTCAAATCGCTCTAGGTTACAACTATGCTTATAACAAGCACGTTTCAATGAGAGCTTCAGTTGGTCAATACAATGTTGACTACAAAGCTGCTAGTACAACTGACAACGATTCAACAATTGTTGCTTTTGGAACACAACTTAAGTTCTAA
- the rimM gene encoding ribosome maturation factor RimM (Essential for efficient processing of 16S rRNA): MEKDKLIELGQCSKPHGIKGAFSFHLTNVVDSVLQKGTKIFIFPKTGASCVSSAGEEVEISKISFGNKVIAELKGVSDRNKVESMLPFTIHIGREEFPDTDEDEVYLSDLLECDVYEYETDQKVGSVYRYYESPAHVVLSIRGSKSFEVPFVEKFVPEIDIENRKIWVVIPRVI; this comes from the coding sequence ATGGAAAAAGATAAATTAATAGAACTTGGGCAATGCTCAAAACCGCACGGTATCAAAGGTGCTTTCTCGTTTCATTTAACTAATGTCGTAGACTCCGTTTTGCAAAAAGGAACGAAGATCTTTATCTTTCCAAAAACTGGAGCAAGCTGTGTTTCAAGTGCTGGAGAGGAAGTCGAGATCTCAAAAATTTCTTTTGGAAATAAAGTCATCGCAGAATTAAAAGGTGTTAGCGATCGAAATAAAGTCGAGTCCATGCTACCTTTTACTATTCATATTGGTAGGGAAGAGTTTCCTGATACTGATGAGGATGAAGTTTATCTTTCTGATTTATTAGAATGTGATGTTTATGAGTATGAAACAGATCAAAAAGTTGGTTCTGTTTATCGTTATTATGAAAGTCCGGCCCATGTTGTTCTTTCAATTAGAGGTAGTAAAAGCTTCGAAGTTCCCTTTGTAGAAAAGTTTGTACCTGAGATTGATATTGAAAATAGAAAAATATGGGTTGTTATCCCACGGGTGATATAG